A stretch of bacterium DNA encodes these proteins:
- a CDS encoding SDR family NAD(P)-dependent oxidoreductase, translating to MAFNAESTTDQVLEGIRLDGKHALVTGATGGLGIETARALASVGASVTIGGRSPAKIENALAALREQVPGGSFDSIEVDLASLSSIASATKAFVDGGRTIDLLINNAGVMMCPEGKTADGFETQFGTNHLGHFAFTAGLMPALAPGARVVTLSSGAHLRGTCDVDDLNWESRDYDPNLAYAHSKTANIWFASELQRRFGDRLLSLSVHPGVIQTDLSRHLPDTVVEGMREGFEKAGIAVKNVPQGAATSVWAATAAELTEHGGAYLLDCHVAPPISEEVPRQGYEKWAYDEANAKTLWAKSEALTGVSFP from the coding sequence ATGGCCTTCAACGCGGAATCGACGACGGACCAGGTCCTCGAAGGCATCCGACTCGACGGCAAGCACGCGCTCGTGACCGGCGCGACCGGCGGACTCGGGATCGAGACGGCCCGCGCCCTCGCCTCCGTCGGCGCCTCCGTCACCATCGGCGGCCGCAGCCCCGCGAAGATCGAGAACGCCCTCGCCGCGCTCCGCGAGCAGGTCCCGGGCGGGTCCTTCGACTCGATCGAGGTCGACCTCGCGTCGCTCTCGAGCATCGCCTCCGCCACGAAGGCCTTCGTCGACGGCGGTCGGACGATCGACCTGTTGATCAACAACGCCGGCGTGATGATGTGCCCGGAGGGCAAGACCGCGGACGGGTTCGAGACCCAGTTCGGGACGAACCACCTCGGCCACTTCGCCTTCACGGCCGGCCTCATGCCGGCGCTCGCGCCGGGCGCGCGCGTCGTCACGCTCAGCTCCGGGGCCCATCTCCGCGGGACCTGCGACGTCGACGATCTCAACTGGGAGAGCCGGGACTACGACCCGAACCTCGCCTACGCCCATTCGAAGACGGCGAACATCTGGTTCGCTTCCGAGCTCCAGCGCCGCTTCGGCGATCGGCTGCTCTCGCTCTCCGTCCACCCGGGCGTGATCCAGACGGACCTCTCTCGCCATCTTCCGGACACGGTCGTCGAGGGAATGCGCGAGGGCTTCGAGAAGGCCGGCATCGCGGTGAAGAACGTGCCCCAGGGCGCCGCCACGTCCGTCTGGGCGGCGACCGCGGCCGAGCTCACGGAGCACGGCGGGGCGTACCTCCTCGATTGCCACGTCGCGCCGCCGATCTCCGAGGAGGTTCCGCGACAGGGATACGAGAAGTGGGCGTACGACGAGGCGAACGCGAAGACGCTCTGGGCGAAGTCCGAAGCGCTGACGGGCGTCTCGTTTCCCTAG
- a CDS encoding DUF3604 domain-containing protein → MIRKLLIGLVVFAALVALVPLWFATLGRAPEDSTLQPPYDAASALPPPPKVATPSSEERNVFFGDLHIHTRLSLDAYRFGVTAGPEDAYVYAKGGTIEHGVGYAIRLKEPLDFAAVTDHAEYLGVQDGQGLVLPLHGGKLRETLLGRNRLSATLLFLETMAEFEPPSVSGQSMGRDPAIMRAAWQRTIDAAEQANDPGVFTSFVAYEWSAVSEPGLDNLHRNVIYRSSRAPELPFSAIDSKDAEDLWATLEAQLEEGIEAIAIPHNGNVSNGEMWKDVTVAGDPVDADYAARRARWEPIAEIFQVKGQSEAHPVLSSEDEFARFELNEKTLNFEQRYSEPRGSYARDALKRGLAYRATQGFDPFDFGVIGSSDGHGASAPIDEDAFHGKLPLLDGTAGIRMGTATLFPEQVRAASAWGSGGLAAIWAEENTRDSLFEAMRRRETFATSGTRIRVRFFAGWDYPADLFDRPDGIREAYATGVAMGDQLEGTGETGPTLAVWAVKDPFAANLDRIQIVKLWVDEAGEPQEKIFDVAASDGRVADPTRHRVEALESTVDVPNASYTNSVGATELAAVWRDPEWDRSRPTRYYARVLEIETPRWTTYDAKALGIEAPDPTTVQERAVTSAITYLPGE, encoded by the coding sequence ATGATTCGGAAGCTGCTGATCGGACTCGTCGTCTTCGCGGCGCTCGTCGCCCTCGTTCCGCTCTGGTTCGCGACGCTCGGAAGGGCACCGGAGGACTCGACCCTCCAGCCGCCCTACGACGCGGCCTCCGCGCTTCCCCCGCCGCCTAAGGTCGCGACGCCTTCGAGCGAAGAGCGGAACGTCTTCTTCGGCGACCTCCACATCCACACGCGCCTGTCCCTCGACGCCTATCGCTTCGGCGTGACGGCCGGACCCGAAGACGCGTACGTCTACGCGAAGGGCGGGACGATCGAGCACGGGGTCGGCTACGCGATCCGCTTGAAGGAGCCGCTCGACTTCGCCGCCGTGACGGACCACGCCGAGTATCTCGGGGTGCAGGACGGACAGGGACTGGTTCTTCCGCTCCACGGAGGAAAGTTGCGGGAGACCCTGCTCGGGCGGAATCGACTCTCGGCGACGCTTCTCTTTCTCGAGACGATGGCGGAGTTCGAGCCGCCGTCGGTCAGCGGACAGAGCATGGGGCGCGACCCGGCGATCATGCGCGCGGCCTGGCAGCGGACCATCGATGCCGCGGAGCAGGCGAACGACCCCGGCGTCTTCACGAGCTTCGTCGCCTACGAGTGGTCGGCCGTCAGCGAGCCGGGTCTCGACAATCTCCATCGCAACGTGATCTATCGGAGCAGTCGCGCACCGGAGCTGCCCTTCAGCGCCATCGATTCGAAGGACGCCGAGGATCTCTGGGCGACCCTCGAGGCTCAGCTCGAGGAGGGGATCGAGGCGATCGCGATTCCGCACAACGGCAACGTCAGCAACGGCGAGATGTGGAAGGACGTGACGGTCGCGGGCGATCCCGTCGACGCGGACTACGCGGCGCGGCGAGCGCGCTGGGAGCCGATCGCCGAGATCTTCCAGGTGAAGGGGCAATCGGAGGCCCATCCCGTCCTGTCGAGCGAGGACGAGTTCGCGCGCTTCGAGCTCAACGAGAAGACCCTCAACTTCGAACAGCGCTACAGCGAGCCGCGCGGGAGCTACGCGCGCGACGCGCTGAAGCGCGGGCTCGCCTATCGCGCGACGCAGGGCTTCGACCCCTTCGACTTCGGCGTGATCGGGAGCAGCGACGGCCACGGCGCGAGCGCGCCGATCGACGAGGACGCCTTCCACGGGAAGCTGCCGCTGCTCGACGGCACGGCGGGCATCCGCATGGGCACGGCGACCCTGTTCCCGGAACAAGTGCGTGCCGCGTCGGCGTGGGGCTCCGGGGGACTCGCCGCGATCTGGGCGGAGGAGAACACCCGGGACTCGCTCTTCGAGGCGATGCGCCGGCGCGAGACCTTCGCGACCTCCGGCACCCGCATCCGGGTTCGCTTCTTCGCCGGCTGGGATTATCCGGCGGACCTCTTCGATCGCCCGGACGGAATCCGCGAGGCCTACGCCACCGGCGTCGCGATGGGCGATCAGCTCGAGGGGACGGGCGAGACGGGGCCGACCCTCGCGGTCTGGGCGGTCAAGGACCCCTTCGCGGCGAACCTCGACCGGATCCAGATCGTGAAGCTCTGGGTGGACGAGGCCGGCGAGCCGCAGGAGAAGATCTTCGACGTCGCCGCCTCGGATGGACGCGTCGCGGACCCGACGCGCCATCGGGTCGAAGCGCTCGAGAGCACGGTCGACGTCCCGAACGCCTCCTACACGAACAGCGTCGGGGCGACCGAGCTCGCCGCCGTCTGGCGGGACCCGGAATGGGATCGGTCTCGCCCCACCCGCTACTACGCGCGCGTGCTCGAGATCGAGACGCCCCGCTGGACGACCTACGACGCGAAAGCGCTCGGCATCGAAGCGCCGGATCCGACGACGGTGCAGGAGCGCGCCGTCACCTCGGCGATCACGTACCTGCCCGGTGAGTAG
- a CDS encoding aldo/keto reductase — protein sequence METRKMGRHGLEVPVLCLGTMTFGLQVDEAGSRSILDKAYDAGMVYLDTSDAYPLGGSTETAGETEAILGRWMKDKGNRDDLILTTKCFAPTGRGPNSYGLSRQRIMDAVDGSLKRLGVDHIDVYLAHMDDENTPLDESLRAFDDITRAGKVRYVGCSNYSAWRLGKATRTADQLGVPGYMMIQSRYNLLYRDLEIELLPMLRDEGIGLMVYNPLAGGMLSGKYKAGQDVEEGTRFDLGGAGAMYQHRYWQAAQIEAVARLKGEVEKRGLNLVSVAVAWVLAQPGVTTAIIGASRADQLDANLAALEVEFDDDLREVCEQVWWTLPRRPVSPGYR from the coding sequence ATGGAAACGCGAAAGATGGGCCGGCACGGCCTCGAAGTCCCGGTCTTGTGTCTGGGGACGATGACCTTCGGTCTGCAGGTCGACGAGGCCGGGTCCCGATCGATCCTCGACAAGGCGTACGACGCCGGGATGGTCTACCTCGACACGTCCGACGCGTATCCCCTCGGTGGGAGTACGGAGACGGCGGGCGAGACCGAAGCGATCCTCGGTCGTTGGATGAAGGACAAGGGCAATCGCGACGACCTGATCCTCACGACCAAGTGCTTCGCGCCGACGGGCCGCGGGCCGAACAGCTACGGGCTCTCGCGACAGCGGATCATGGACGCCGTGGACGGGAGCCTGAAGCGGCTGGGCGTCGACCACATCGACGTCTATCTCGCCCACATGGACGACGAGAACACACCCCTCGACGAGTCGCTCCGAGCCTTCGACGACATCACCCGCGCCGGCAAGGTCCGCTACGTGGGCTGCTCGAACTACTCGGCCTGGCGCCTCGGCAAGGCGACCCGGACCGCGGATCAACTCGGCGTTCCGGGATACATGATGATCCAGTCCCGGTACAACCTCCTCTATCGCGATCTCGAGATCGAGCTGCTCCCGATGCTCCGCGACGAGGGAATCGGTCTGATGGTCTACAACCCGCTCGCTGGCGGCATGCTGTCGGGTAAGTACAAGGCCGGGCAGGACGTCGAGGAGGGAACGCGTTTCGATCTCGGGGGCGCCGGCGCGATGTACCAGCATCGCTACTGGCAGGCCGCGCAGATCGAGGCGGTCGCGCGCCTGAAGGGCGAGGTCGAGAAGCGGGGTCTGAATCTGGTCTCGGTCGCGGTCGCCTGGGTCCTCGCCCAGCCCGGCGTGACGACGGCGATCATCGGCGCCTCGCGCGCCGACCAGCTCGACGCCAACCTGGCCGCCCTCGAGGTCGAGTTCGACGACGATCTCCGCGAGGTCTGCGAGCAGGTCTGGTGGACCCTGCCGCGGCGACCGGTCTCGCCGGGCTATCGCTAG
- a CDS encoding TIGR03564 family F420-dependent LLM class oxidoreductase, with product MRIGVMAGATPGPDGTLEGLIARAQDLEARGFASMWMANIFGLDAIGAQAIVGCNTERIELGTAVVPTPPRHPVAIAQQTLTTQVACGGRFTLGIGLSHKLVIEDMLGLSYAKPAQQTREYMEVLGPLLRGEPASFQGEHYQVNAALDVPGSTETPVLIAALGDLMLKIAGSLAQGTILWMTGPATIEDHIGPKLRAAATDAGRPDPRIVAGFPIVVTDDEAAAREEIAKGLVMYGQLPSYRAMLDKEGASGPADIAIVGNEKQVGEGLDRLRDIGVTDFDAAIFPVEEGSEARTLDLLTSRL from the coding sequence ATGCGAATCGGAGTGATGGCCGGTGCGACGCCCGGCCCGGACGGAACCCTCGAAGGCCTCATCGCCCGCGCGCAGGACCTCGAAGCGCGGGGCTTCGCCTCGATGTGGATGGCGAACATCTTCGGCCTCGACGCGATCGGCGCCCAGGCGATCGTCGGCTGCAACACGGAGCGGATCGAGCTCGGGACCGCCGTCGTCCCGACCCCACCGCGCCACCCCGTCGCGATCGCGCAGCAGACGCTCACGACCCAGGTGGCCTGCGGTGGACGCTTCACCCTCGGAATCGGCCTCTCCCACAAGCTCGTGATCGAGGACATGCTCGGGCTCTCCTACGCGAAGCCCGCCCAGCAGACCCGCGAGTACATGGAGGTGCTCGGCCCGCTGCTCCGCGGCGAGCCCGCGAGCTTCCAGGGGGAGCACTACCAGGTGAACGCGGCGCTCGACGTCCCGGGCTCGACCGAGACCCCCGTCCTGATCGCGGCGCTCGGTGACCTCATGCTCAAGATCGCTGGCAGTCTCGCCCAGGGCACGATCCTCTGGATGACCGGCCCCGCCACGATCGAGGACCACATCGGCCCGAAGCTGCGCGCCGCGGCGACCGACGCGGGCAGGCCCGATCCGCGGATCGTCGCGGGCTTCCCGATCGTCGTGACCGACGACGAGGCAGCGGCGCGGGAGGAGATCGCGAAGGGGCTCGTCATGTACGGCCAGCTCCCGTCGTATCGCGCGATGCTCGACAAGGAAGGCGCGTCCGGCCCGGCGGACATCGCGATCGTCGGGAACGAGAAGCAGGTCGGCGAGGGGCTCGATCGCCTGCGCGACATCGGCGTGACCGACTTCGACGCGGCGATCTTCCCGGTCGAAGAGGGCTCGGAAGCGCGCACCCTCGACCTGCTCACGAGTCGTCTCTAG
- a CDS encoding AMP-binding protein has product MPLNLASSWEIVADRKGDRLAVHCGGISRTWSELEDRAARLARALADVGVGAGDNVAIALYNGNEYIEAEFAAMKCRAAHCNVNYRYVEDELAYLVDNSDAKAVFFDDSLAERFDKVRGRLDKVKLWVHVGDGSCPDWAVAHEATIAANDPAPRIERSPDDLWLLYTGGTTGNPKGVMWPHGNLATLARRTLAPAGIELPDSLDGVPGMLDQIEAVGGVPRQLAASPLMHGTAGLTALMTLLQGGAVVSLVGRKFDADELWRVAVEQKCTTISIVGDVFCRPMVEALEDAEKRGEPYDLSALRAVGSSGVMWTQPVKDRLLVFAKASGANLVLNDSLGASEGVGFAAKQSSGGGDTETATFTLGPNAAVFTEDGRRVVPGSDETGLLAVTGPIPLGYYGDPVKTAETFREFEGKRWSVPGDWARIAADGTVTLLGRGSVSINTGGEKVYPEEVEEALKLLPEVVDVNVVGVPDPKWGAAVTAVLEVAAGFEVEDKELVDKLRGKLSPYKLPKNIVRVEKFFRSPNGKSDFKWATRTAREALGLPDDA; this is encoded by the coding sequence GTGCCCCTGAATCTCGCGTCCAGCTGGGAGATCGTCGCCGACCGGAAGGGCGATCGCCTCGCGGTCCATTGCGGCGGCATCTCGCGGACCTGGTCCGAGCTCGAGGACCGCGCGGCCAGGCTCGCCCGCGCCCTCGCCGACGTCGGTGTCGGGGCCGGCGACAACGTGGCGATCGCGCTCTACAACGGCAACGAGTACATCGAAGCCGAGTTTGCTGCGATGAAATGTCGCGCCGCCCATTGCAACGTGAACTACCGCTATGTCGAAGACGAGCTCGCCTATCTCGTCGACAACAGCGACGCGAAGGCGGTCTTCTTCGACGACTCCCTGGCCGAACGCTTCGACAAGGTCCGGGGGCGGCTCGACAAGGTGAAGCTCTGGGTCCACGTCGGCGACGGGAGCTGTCCGGACTGGGCGGTCGCGCACGAGGCCACGATCGCCGCGAACGATCCGGCGCCGCGGATCGAGCGCAGCCCGGACGACCTCTGGCTCCTCTATACGGGCGGCACGACCGGCAATCCGAAGGGCGTGATGTGGCCCCACGGCAATCTGGCGACCCTCGCGCGTCGGACCCTGGCGCCGGCGGGGATCGAGCTGCCCGATTCACTCGACGGCGTTCCGGGCATGTTGGACCAGATCGAGGCGGTCGGCGGCGTGCCGCGACAGCTCGCCGCCTCGCCGCTCATGCACGGGACGGCGGGACTCACGGCGCTGATGACGCTCCTGCAGGGTGGGGCGGTCGTTTCCCTCGTCGGTCGGAAATTCGATGCCGACGAGCTCTGGCGGGTCGCGGTCGAGCAGAAGTGCACGACGATCAGCATCGTCGGCGACGTCTTCTGTCGACCGATGGTCGAGGCGCTCGAAGACGCAGAGAAGCGCGGTGAGCCCTACGACCTGTCGGCGCTCCGCGCGGTCGGCTCGTCCGGCGTGATGTGGACGCAGCCGGTCAAGGATCGGCTGCTCGTCTTCGCGAAGGCGTCGGGGGCGAACCTCGTCCTCAACGACTCGCTCGGCGCGAGCGAGGGCGTGGGCTTTGCCGCCAAGCAGTCGAGCGGCGGGGGCGACACCGAGACGGCGACCTTCACGCTCGGCCCCAACGCTGCCGTCTTCACCGAGGACGGTCGCCGCGTCGTGCCCGGGTCGGACGAGACGGGGCTCCTCGCGGTCACGGGGCCGATCCCGCTCGGCTACTACGGGGATCCCGTGAAGACCGCGGAGACTTTTCGCGAGTTCGAAGGGAAGCGCTGGTCGGTTCCGGGCGACTGGGCCCGGATCGCGGCGGACGGGACGGTGACGCTCCTCGGGCGCGGCTCGGTCTCGATCAACACGGGCGGCGAGAAGGTCTATCCCGAAGAGGTCGAAGAGGCGCTGAAGCTCCTGCCGGAGGTCGTCGACGTGAACGTCGTCGGGGTGCCGGATCCGAAGTGGGGCGCGGCGGTCACGGCGGTGCTCGAGGTCGCGGCGGGCTTCGAGGTCGAGGACAAGGAGCTCGTCGACAAGCTCCGCGGCAAGCTCTCGCCCTACAAGCTCCCAAAGAACATCGTCCGCGTGGAGAAGTTCTTCCGAAGCCCCAACGGAAAGTCCGACTTCAAGTGGGCGACGCGAACGGCCCGCGAAGCCCTCGGTCTTCCCGACGACGCCTAG
- a CDS encoding FAD-binding protein — MSAPGNDYTTLSAAIVPVEAERADVLVIGGGSAGLSAAIAAREAGAEVLVLERGSGLSGTTTLAGGMLYLGGGTPVQKANGFDDTPQAMFDYLMANTPEPDEEKLRLYCDESVDHFAWLQAQDVPFTEGYYAPKHHTPPGTNCLSWSGNEKAWPISENAAPAPRGHKVAHDTEGGALLIQRLGATAERLGVRFLYDANVTNLVTDEEGAVVGARFTVFGEERFARAARGVALAAGAFSMNKEMVNELCPTLARYGIHRQGNPNDDGAGIRMGVEAGGRAVHMEKAFVTAPFYPPESLIKAIFVNKHGERFINEDCYHARTMDAAVGQPDGVVYLVCDETTFGRPELEMQPLIDAWETIEEMERDLGLPEGKLQATIERYNGFAETGEDLDFHKHADWLAPIATPPFAALQCSVGESYYVGFTLGGLDVSIDAEVLGEDGAPIPGLYAAGACASNIAQDGAGYSSGTCIGEATFFGRRGGRHAAGRG; from the coding sequence ATGTCCGCGCCGGGGAACGACTACACCACGCTGTCTGCGGCGATCGTGCCCGTCGAGGCCGAGCGCGCGGACGTGCTCGTGATCGGCGGGGGGTCGGCCGGGCTCTCGGCTGCGATCGCGGCGCGCGAAGCCGGGGCCGAGGTACTCGTTCTGGAGCGCGGGAGCGGCCTCTCCGGAACGACGACGCTCGCCGGCGGGATGCTCTACCTCGGTGGCGGAACGCCCGTCCAGAAGGCGAACGGCTTCGACGACACGCCCCAGGCGATGTTCGACTACCTGATGGCGAACACGCCGGAGCCCGACGAAGAGAAGCTTCGACTCTACTGCGACGAGAGTGTCGACCACTTCGCCTGGCTCCAGGCGCAGGACGTCCCCTTCACCGAGGGCTACTACGCGCCCAAGCATCACACTCCGCCCGGCACGAATTGTCTCTCCTGGTCGGGCAACGAGAAGGCCTGGCCGATCTCGGAGAACGCAGCCCCCGCCCCGCGCGGCCACAAGGTCGCACACGACACCGAGGGCGGCGCGCTCCTGATCCAGCGCCTGGGCGCGACGGCCGAACGCCTGGGCGTGCGCTTTCTCTACGACGCGAACGTGACGAACCTTGTCACGGACGAGGAGGGCGCGGTCGTCGGCGCGCGCTTCACCGTGTTCGGCGAAGAGCGCTTCGCTCGGGCGGCCCGCGGCGTCGCGCTCGCGGCGGGGGCGTTCTCGATGAACAAGGAGATGGTGAACGAGCTCTGCCCGACGCTCGCGCGGTACGGCATCCACCGCCAGGGCAATCCCAACGACGACGGCGCCGGGATCCGAATGGGCGTCGAAGCAGGCGGTCGCGCCGTCCACATGGAGAAGGCGTTCGTCACCGCGCCCTTCTATCCGCCCGAGAGCCTGATCAAGGCGATCTTCGTGAACAAGCACGGCGAGCGGTTCATCAACGAGGACTGCTACCACGCGCGGACGATGGACGCGGCGGTCGGCCAGCCCGACGGCGTCGTCTATCTGGTCTGCGACGAGACGACCTTCGGCCGCCCCGAGCTCGAGATGCAGCCGCTGATCGACGCGTGGGAGACGATCGAGGAGATGGAGCGGGACCTCGGGCTGCCCGAGGGCAAGCTCCAGGCGACGATCGAGCGCTACAACGGGTTCGCCGAGACCGGCGAGGATCTCGACTTCCACAAGCACGCGGACTGGCTCGCGCCGATCGCCACGCCGCCCTTCGCGGCGCTGCAGTGCTCGGTCGGCGAGTCGTACTACGTGGGCTTCACCCTCGGCGGACTCGACGTGTCGATCGACGCCGAGGTGCTGGGCGAGGACGGAGCACCGATCCCGGGGCTCTACGCGGCGGGCGCCTGTGCGTCGAACATCGCGCAGGACGGGGCCGGCTACTCGAGCGGGACCTGCATCGGCGAGGCCACGTTCTTCGGTCGGCGCGGCGGGCGGCACGCTGCTGGACGCGGGTAG
- a CDS encoding nuclear transport factor 2 family protein: MPASRAEIEEALDEMDRLRAASSKAGDWTIWAACLSEDVEFHDTLYGTYRGREAVSDFVVRVHAPFPHLRYERDWSLIDVDRQEVIFQQYMILPEPEGYEGPRFATDVWSRHRYAGDGLWNLKQDVTLSSAQADANFRAWMEAGGRFAAPPLAPPDDRGGR, from the coding sequence GTGCCGGCTTCGCGCGCGGAGATCGAGGAGGCCCTCGACGAGATGGATCGCCTCCGCGCGGCGTCGTCGAAGGCGGGCGACTGGACGATCTGGGCGGCCTGTCTCTCCGAGGACGTCGAATTCCACGACACGCTCTATGGGACCTATCGTGGACGCGAGGCGGTCTCGGACTTCGTCGTCCGCGTCCATGCTCCGTTTCCCCACCTCCGCTACGAACGCGACTGGTCGTTGATCGACGTCGATCGCCAGGAGGTGATCTTCCAGCAGTACATGATCCTGCCGGAGCCCGAAGGCTACGAGGGGCCGCGTTTCGCGACCGACGTCTGGTCGCGCCATCGATATGCGGGCGACGGACTGTGGAACCTGAAGCAGGACGTCACGCTCTCGAGCGCGCAGGCCGACGCGAACTTTCGGGCCTGGATGGAGGCGGGCGGGCGATTCGCTGCGCCGCCTCTCGCGCCCCCGGACGATCGAGGAGGCCGGTGA
- a CDS encoding nuclear transport factor 2 family protein: protein MADSEHPARRAGLLSQKHVAEGNRDAWLDLWADEGMLADPVGVSPFDPKGEGHQGKDAVTAFYDNAISKVKVSFDYPRSYACANECAFIGTVYTTLPDGTENGSEGVFVYKVNDEGKILSLRAFWEHERPRLDGPIHPPVGRER, encoded by the coding sequence ATGGCCGATTCCGAACACCCTGCCCGCCGCGCCGGGCTCCTCTCCCAGAAGCACGTCGCCGAAGGCAACCGCGACGCCTGGCTCGATCTGTGGGCCGACGAAGGGATGCTCGCGGACCCCGTCGGCGTCTCGCCCTTCGACCCGAAAGGCGAAGGTCACCAGGGCAAGGACGCGGTCACCGCTTTCTACGACAACGCGATCTCGAAGGTGAAGGTGAGCTTCGACTATCCGCGTTCGTACGCCTGCGCGAACGAGTGCGCGTTCATCGGGACCGTCTACACGACGCTGCCCGACGGAACCGAGAACGGCTCCGAGGGCGTCTTCGTCTACAAGGTGAACGACGAGGGGAAGATCCTCTCGCTGCGCGCGTTCTGGGAGCACGAACGACCTCGGCTCGACGGACCGATCCATCCGCCGGTCGGACGCGAGCGCTGA
- a CDS encoding SDR family oxidoreductase: MILEGKTILISGVGPGLGREIASRVLRDGGNAVIGARKAESLEAAAKELDPTGERVLAHSFDITDAESCAAIVAAAEERFGSLDGIAQVAAAEPMGDLNTTPIEDFRFSTEVNVIGSVQLVKAAVPAFERAGGGSVVLIGSQSTELPPPSPQLAYSASKGALRAVSIALSTELGPKKIRVNTVVPTWMWGPPVEGYITWQANERGVAEDVVKDEIESLFSLGEIPADDDVAEVVVLFLSDRMRMVTGEFLRVDAGQLKRL; this comes from the coding sequence ATGATCCTGGAAGGCAAGACGATCCTGATCTCGGGGGTGGGCCCGGGGCTCGGCCGCGAGATCGCCAGCCGCGTCCTGCGCGACGGCGGCAATGCCGTGATCGGCGCGCGCAAGGCGGAGAGCCTGGAAGCCGCGGCCAAGGAGCTCGACCCGACCGGGGAGCGCGTGCTCGCCCACTCCTTCGACATCACGGATGCGGAGAGCTGCGCCGCCATCGTCGCCGCCGCCGAGGAACGCTTCGGCTCGCTCGACGGAATAGCCCAGGTCGCCGCCGCCGAGCCGATGGGCGACCTGAACACGACGCCGATCGAGGACTTTCGATTCTCGACGGAGGTGAACGTCATCGGATCGGTCCAGCTCGTGAAGGCGGCCGTGCCGGCCTTCGAACGCGCTGGGGGCGGGTCCGTCGTCCTGATCGGCTCGCAGTCGACGGAGCTCCCGCCGCCCTCGCCGCAGCTCGCCTACTCCGCATCGAAGGGCGCGCTCCGTGCGGTTTCGATCGCGCTCTCGACCGAGCTCGGCCCGAAGAAGATCCGCGTGAACACCGTCGTCCCGACCTGGATGTGGGGCCCACCGGTCGAGGGCTACATCACCTGGCAGGCGAACGAGCGGGGCGTCGCCGAAGACGTCGTGAAGGACGAGATCGAGTCGCTCTTCTCCCTCGGCGAGATTCCGGCGGACGACGACGTCGCCGAGGTCGTCGTCCTCTTCCTGAGCGATCGCATGCGAATGGTCACCGGCGAGTTCCTGCGCGTCGACGCCGGCCAGCTGAAGCGACTCTAG
- a CDS encoding nuclear transport factor 2 family protein, translating into MDATQRLVEIEAIKQLKARYQRAVDTKDWALMRSVLAPDARSVYSDGKHAYEGRDAIVEFLSDPRGLGNPEIVSMHHAHTPEIEITGDTTATGKWYLEDFVITALASDWAPNGTVMHGTGIYLDEYVKIDGEWLIKETGYERIFEDLQPRGENARLRSRFQKGK; encoded by the coding sequence GTGGACGCGACCCAACGGCTCGTCGAGATCGAAGCGATCAAGCAGCTGAAGGCCCGCTACCAGCGCGCCGTCGACACGAAGGACTGGGCGCTCATGCGGAGCGTCCTCGCGCCGGACGCGCGAAGCGTCTACAGCGACGGAAAGCACGCCTACGAAGGGCGCGACGCGATCGTCGAGTTCCTGTCGGATCCGCGCGGACTCGGGAATCCGGAGATCGTGTCGATGCACCACGCCCACACGCCCGAGATCGAGATCACGGGCGATACGACGGCCACGGGCAAGTGGTATCTCGAGGACTTCGTGATCACGGCGCTCGCCTCCGACTGGGCGCCGAACGGAACCGTGATGCACGGAACCGGGATCTACCTCGACGAGTACGTGAAGATCGACGGCGAGTGGCTCATCAAGGAGACCGGCTACGAGCGGATCTTCGAGGATCTCCAGCCGCGGGGAGAGAACGCGCGGCTGCGTTCGCGCTTCCAGAAGGGCAAGTAG